A genomic segment from Variovorax paradoxus B4 encodes:
- a CDS encoding FIST N-terminal domain-containing protein, with amino-acid sequence MKLFPSGHATHPQWRMAAGLVLAQLRAQMALPDYAPSPTLGLLYITDHYAADAQDILDHLSAELPEVTDWSGTVGIGVSANNAEYFDEPGLSLMLCALPSDQYRVFSGVAPLGNSEMSGFEAHTALVHADPATPDLTELIGEMAGRTNTGYLFGGLSSGRGGALQFAVGGNGNIRGHGAAGGVFSGGLSGVVFGEGVRLVSRVTQGCQPLRSGAGREREITEADGNLLLKLDGEPALDVLLADLQVSLERPQEAIDAVRATLVGLAAAGSDGIRRTGDLGADVLVRHIIGLDPTRRGIAIADVAEAGMRLTFCRRNAQAARADLMRICAEIREELEPEEQTLATARAVAAGEAEAAPHPARRIAGAVYVSCSGRGGPHFGAPGAELQIVRHALGDVPLVGFFAAGEIARHHLYGYTGVLTVFTSKD; translated from the coding sequence ATGAAGCTGTTTCCTTCCGGCCACGCCACCCACCCGCAATGGCGCATGGCGGCGGGCCTCGTGCTGGCCCAGTTGCGCGCGCAGATGGCGCTGCCCGACTACGCGCCGTCGCCGACGCTCGGGCTGCTCTACATCACCGATCATTACGCGGCGGACGCGCAGGACATCCTCGACCACCTGAGCGCCGAACTGCCCGAGGTCACCGACTGGTCCGGCACGGTCGGCATCGGCGTCTCGGCCAACAACGCCGAATACTTCGACGAACCCGGCCTGAGCCTGATGCTCTGCGCGCTGCCGAGCGACCAGTACCGCGTGTTCTCCGGCGTGGCGCCGCTGGGCAATTCGGAAATGAGCGGCTTCGAGGCCCACACGGCGCTCGTGCACGCGGACCCCGCCACCCCCGACCTCACCGAGCTGATCGGCGAGATGGCGGGCCGCACCAACACCGGCTATCTGTTCGGCGGCCTGTCGTCGGGACGCGGCGGCGCGTTGCAGTTCGCGGTGGGCGGCAACGGCAACATCCGCGGGCATGGCGCCGCGGGCGGCGTGTTCTCGGGCGGCTTGTCGGGCGTGGTGTTCGGCGAGGGGGTGCGGCTGGTGTCGCGGGTCACCCAGGGCTGCCAGCCGCTGCGCTCGGGCGCAGGGCGCGAGCGCGAGATCACCGAAGCCGACGGCAACCTGCTGCTCAAGCTCGATGGCGAACCCGCGCTCGATGTGCTGCTGGCCGACCTGCAGGTGTCGCTCGAGCGGCCGCAGGAAGCCATCGACGCCGTGCGCGCCACCCTGGTGGGCCTTGCCGCCGCAGGCAGCGACGGCATCCGCCGCACCGGCGACCTGGGGGCCGACGTGCTGGTGCGCCACATCATCGGCCTGGACCCCACGCGCCGCGGCATCGCCATTGCCGACGTGGCGGAGGCCGGCATGCGCCTGACCTTCTGCCGCCGCAATGCGCAGGCCGCGCGCGCCGACCTGATGCGCATCTGCGCGGAAATCCGCGAAGAACTCGAGCCCGAGGAGCAGACGCTGGCCACCGCGCGCGCTGTCGCAGCGGGGGAGGCCGAGGCGGCGCCGCATCCGGCGCGCCGCATCGCGGGCGCCGTGTACGTGAGCTGCTCGGGACGCGGCGGACCGCATTTCGGCGCGCCGGGCGCCGAGCTGCAGATCGTGCGGCACGCGCTGGGCGACGTGCCGCTGGTCGGCTTCTTTGCCGCGGGCGAGATCGCCCGCCATCACCTGTACGGCTACACCGGTGTGCTGACGGTGTTCACCAGCAAGGACTGA
- a CDS encoding D-amino acid dehydrogenase → MRVIVLGAGLLGVTSAYYLQQLGHEVTVIDRQATPAAETSFANGGQISVSHAEPWANPSAPLKVLQWLGKEDAPLLFRIRADMRQWLWGLQFLRECTPARTRHNIEQIVRLGTYSREMLQQLRRDAGLDYDQRTQGILHFYTTQKEFDGALEPAEQMRALGCERLVISADEAVKIEPALAHIRPKLAGATYTAEDESGDANLFARELAKRAAAAGVKFLMSHTVTALREAGGSIDHVEATDSEGRFQRIRGDAFVLAMGSLSPIVAAPLGIRLPIYPAKGYSVTLPVKDASRAHQVSLTDDEFKLVFSRYTSASGDRLRIAGTAELNGYDRDLNRVRCEAIVRRVEELFPGAGDTTQAQFWTGLRPATPSNVPLIGKTKLPNLFLNTGHGTLGWTHACGSGKSIARIVSGLAPEVDFAFTGMPAPAARVLQPA, encoded by the coding sequence ATGCGCGTGATCGTTCTTGGCGCCGGCCTGCTCGGCGTGACTTCGGCTTACTACCTCCAGCAACTCGGCCACGAAGTGACCGTGATCGACCGGCAGGCCACGCCGGCCGCCGAAACCAGCTTTGCCAATGGCGGGCAGATCTCGGTCAGCCATGCCGAGCCCTGGGCCAACCCGAGCGCTCCGCTCAAGGTGCTGCAATGGCTGGGCAAGGAAGACGCGCCATTGCTCTTTCGCATCCGCGCCGACATGCGCCAGTGGCTCTGGGGCCTGCAGTTCCTGCGCGAATGCACGCCGGCGCGCACCAGGCACAACATCGAGCAGATCGTTCGCCTGGGCACCTACAGCCGCGAAATGCTGCAGCAGCTGCGCCGCGATGCCGGCCTCGACTACGACCAGCGCACGCAGGGCATCCTGCATTTCTATACGACGCAGAAAGAGTTCGACGGCGCCCTCGAGCCCGCGGAGCAGATGCGCGCGCTCGGCTGCGAGCGGCTGGTGATCTCGGCCGACGAGGCCGTGAAGATTGAGCCCGCACTCGCCCACATCCGCCCGAAGCTGGCCGGCGCCACCTACACGGCGGAGGACGAGTCCGGCGACGCGAACCTTTTTGCGCGCGAGCTGGCGAAGCGCGCGGCCGCGGCCGGCGTGAAGTTCCTCATGAGCCACACGGTGACCGCGCTGCGCGAGGCCGGCGGCAGCATCGACCACGTCGAAGCCACCGACAGCGAAGGCCGCTTCCAGCGCATCCGCGGCGATGCCTTCGTGCTCGCGATGGGTTCGCTGAGCCCGATCGTTGCCGCGCCGCTGGGCATCCGGCTGCCGATCTATCCGGCCAAGGGCTATTCGGTGACGCTGCCGGTGAAGGACGCGTCCAGGGCGCACCAGGTCTCGCTGACCGACGACGAGTTCAAGCTCGTGTTCTCGCGCTACACGTCGGCCTCCGGCGACCGCCTGCGCATTGCCGGCACGGCCGAGCTCAACGGCTACGACCGCGACCTGAACCGCGTGCGCTGCGAGGCGATCGTGCGCCGCGTCGAAGAGCTCTTCCCGGGTGCCGGCGACACCACGCAGGCCCAGTTCTGGACCGGCCTGCGCCCCGCGACGCCGAGCAACGTGCCGCTCATCGGCAAGACGAAACTGCCGAACCTGTTCCTCAACACCGGCCATGGCACGCTCGGCTGGACGCACGCCTGCGGCTCGGGCAAGTCGATTGCGCGCATCGTGAGCGGGCTCGCGCCCGAGGTCGACTTTGCGTTCACCGGCATGCCTGCGCCGGCAGCGCGCGTGCTGCAGCCGGCCTGA